In Notamacropus eugenii isolate mMacEug1 chromosome 1, mMacEug1.pri_v2, whole genome shotgun sequence, one genomic interval encodes:
- the LOC140525044 gene encoding relaxin-3 receptor 1-like: protein MYAEGGGRSPGAVGAVPSCGRLEGAESQLPVNACAGVPSNGSQSGIQDHSSGSLDTMEVPAGAAMVLRLLIAAVYLAVCAVGLVGNVLVMVLVRARQRRRPSALNCFVLNLAATDFQFVLTLPFWAVDTARDFSWPFGSAMCKIVLSLTVLNMYASAFFLSAMSIARYFKVAGALRRHSLDGGGAGCCGAAAPVWVCGLLWVAASLATAPTALFSTVASVAGERLCLLRFPDGSWDWLALYHVQKITVAFLLPLATLSACYLLLLRFLRRRPRPWLRGVSGPSGAPSTPRRPSRVTRSVTVVVLAFFLCWLPNHAITLWGVLVKFNAVPWDRAYYLVHSYLFPVTICLAHANSCLNPLLYCLLRPEFRQLLWELCCRRRGLSSSRPAKGGSASAASGPAQRRWRSSSCSEPPPPPGRV from the coding sequence ATGTACGCAGAAGGGGGAGGACGCAGTCCCGGAGCCGTCGGGGCAGTGCCCTCCTGCGGCCGCTTGGAAGGTGCGGAGTCCCAGCTGCCAGTAAACGCCTGTGCCGGAGTCCCGAGCAACGGGTCCCAGTCGGGGATCCAGGACCACAGCTCGGGGAGCCTGGACACCATGGAGGTGCCGGCGGGGGCGGCGATGGTGTTGAGGCTGCTGATCGCTGCGGTGTACCTAGCGGTGTGCGCGGTGGGCCTGGTGGGCAACGTGCTGGTGATGGTGCTGGTCCGGGCGCGGCAAAGACGCCGGCCCTCGGCCTTGAACTGCTTCGTCCTCAACCTGGCTGCCACAGACTTCCAGTTCGTGCTGACTCTGCCCTTCTGGGCGGTGGACACGGCCCGGGACTTCAGCTGGCCCTTTGGGAGCGCCATGTGCAAGATTGTGCTTTCGCTGACTGTACTCAACATGTACGCTAGCGCCTTCTTCCTCAGTGCCATGAGCATCGCTCGCTACTTCAAGGTGGCCGGGGCCTTGCGCCGCCACAGCCTCGACGGCGGAGGTGCCGGCTGTTGCGGGGCGGCCGCCCCAGTTTGGGTGTGTGGCCTGCTTTGGGTGGCCGCCTCCCTGGCCACAGCTCCCACGGCTCTCTTCTCTACGGTGGCCAGCGTGGCTGGCGAGCGTCTCTGCCTGCTCCGCTTCCCCGACGGCAGCTGGGACTGGCTGGCTCTCTACCACGTGCAGAAGATCACCGTGGCCTTCCTGCTGCCCCTGGCCACCCTGTCCGCCTGCTACCTGCTGCTGCTGCGCTTCCTGCGCCGGCGCCCACGGCCTTGGCTACGGGGGGTCTCCGGACCGTCGGGGGCCCCCAGCACTCCCCGGAGGCCGTCGCGAGTGACCCGCTCTGTGACGGTGGTGGTGCTCGCCTTCTTTCTCTGCTGGCTGCCAAATCATGCCATCACGCTCTGGGGAGTGCTGGTTAAGTTCAACGCGGTGCCCTGGGACCGGGCCTACTACCTGGTGCACAGCTACCTGTTCCCGGTGACCATCTGCCTGGCACACGCCAACAGCTGCCTCAACCCGCTGCTCTACTGCCTGCTGCGGCCAGAGTTCCGTCAGCTGCTATGGGAGCTGTGCTGCCGCCGCCGCGGGCTCTCATCCTCCCGCCCGGCGAAGGGTGGGTCGGCGAGTGCTGCCTCTGGACCGGCCCAGAGGCGGTGGAGGAGCTCGAGCTGCAGCGAGCCGCCACCACCGCCGGGTCGAGTCTGA